One genomic region from Lycorma delicatula isolate Av1 chromosome 1, ASM4794821v1, whole genome shotgun sequence encodes:
- the LOC142318145 gene encoding nucleolar protein 4-like isoform X2 codes for MSSKRKHGVPTKDVRTTPEPDAEEEKFSGRNGDAQEDLSPGEEVGSLWPGYSGGKKMTPPATRELSSPLILQETSSIHDETSSSGNKEDEDDDDEDVDDLKTLPHDPERLKAFNMFVRLFVDENLDRIVPISKQPKEKIQAIIDSCTRQFPEFAERARKRIRTYLKSCRRNKRSRDPNTWPETTRPTPAHLTSVQAEQILAQACENESHNAKRMRLGLEPVSQPMPIIPGSEPVTTRATSMDQFSPVDSKLPTSVHNNNNNNNNNNIKSESPSISKTEHSISSHSGSPMNGSMTSSSSTNLYRPNFTQSFPRSATTHSPYPSTPIFGTPGYGTPNIMGNGPTDLSMKPTKPLLSHRLNPTEMAAVRQLITGYRESAAFLLRSADELEQLLLQQP; via the exons gACGAAATGGTGATGCTCAAGAAGATCTCAGTCCTGGAGAAGAAGTTGGAAGTCTGTGGCCAGGTTATTCCGGAGGCAAAAAGATGACACCACCTGCTACTAGAGAACTATCT agtcCATTAATTCTCCAAGAGACGAGTTCAATTCATGACGAGACTTCATCAAGTGGAAATAAGgaagatgaagatgatgatgatgaagatgttGATGATTTAAAGACATTACCGCATGATCCAGAAAGACTGAAGGCCTTTAAT ATGTTTGTTCGACTTTTTGTTGATGAGAATCTTGATCGAATAGTTCCAATTTCTAAACAGCCAAAGGAAAAGATTCAAGCTATTATTGATTCATGCACAAGGCAGTTTCCAGAATTTGCTGAACGAGCTCGTAAACGAATCAGAACTTATCTTAAGTCCTGCAGACGCAATAAACGTTCCAGAGATCCAAATACTTGGCCAGAAAct acCAGACCAACACCAGCACATTTAACTTCTGTCCAAGCAGAACAAATTCTTGCTCAGGCATGTGAAAATGAAAGCCATAATGCAAAAAGAATGCGTTTAGGTTTAGAGCCTGTCAGTCAACCAATGCCAATCATACCTGGg AGCGAACCAGTTACAACACGAGCAACAAGTATGGACCAGTTTTCTCCAGTTGATTCAAAATTACCAACTTcggttcataataataataacaataacaacaataacaatattaaatcagAAAGTCCTAGCATATCGAAAACAGAACATAGTATCAG ctcGCACAGTGGCAGTCCAATGAATGGTTCAATGACTTCATCATCTTCAACAAATTTATACCGGCCAAACTTCACCCAGAGCTTCCCAAGAAGTGCTACAACCCACTCACCTTACCCATCTACACCCATTTTTGGTACCCCAGGATATGGTACACCAAACATAATGGGGAATG gACCTACAGATTTGAGTATGAAACCGACAAAGCCATTATTAAGTCACAGATTGAATCCAACAGAAATGGCTGCCGTACGTCAACTTATAACTGGATATCGAGAATCTGCTGCATTTCTCTTGAGGTCTGCCGATGAATTAGAGCAACTACTTTTACAGCAACCATAA